In Vibrio mangrovi, the DNA window CAAAGAAAGCATCATTGAACCTGCAGTAATTGCGATAGTTGTCTGCATTCTGCTTATCTTACTGTTTAGAAAAGCAATAATCATCGCTGCGGCAGCAAGAAAACATAGCGTATGGTAGACCGACATTCTTCTCTCTTCACATCTGAAAAACTAGGTTTGAAATTTTCCTTTGATGCCGGGTAAATAGCAATCATTTTTTCTTATAGTGAGAAGATTCATTTTCGTGCTAAATTGTTCTATATAGATCCGTATGGACGTCTAGATTTCTAATGGTTGTATGGTAGGATGGAGCAAAAATAAAGGGATGGGTCGTTAAAGTGAGTAGTGTTAGACATCAGATAGAAGAGCAGCTTCGGAAACGTATTCTGTTGATTGATGGTGGTATGGGTACCATGATTCAGGGGTACAAATTACAGGAAGAGGACTATCGCGGAGAACGTTTTGCTGACTGGCATAGTGATTTGAAGGGTAATAACGATCTACTTGTATTGACTCAACCAGATTTAATCAAAGAAATTCATTCGGCTTATCTCGAAGCCGGTGCTGATATTCTTGAGACCAACACATTTAATGCAACCTCCATCGCGATGGCCGATTATGATATGCAGTCTCTAAGCAATGAGATTAACTTTGCTGCTGCTAAATTAGCCAGAGAAGTTGCGGATCAGTGGTCAGTTAAAACACCGGATCGACCTCGTTATGTCGCTGGGGTTCTTGGTCCGACAAACCGAACATGCTCTATTTCTCCGGATGTAAATGATCCGGGATTCCGTAATGTCACTTTCGATACTTTGGTTGCTGCCTATTCTGACTCGACCCGGGCATTGATCAAAGGTGGTGTCGATCTGATCATGCTTGAAACAATCTTTGATACGCTTAATGCGAAAGCCTGTGCTTTTGCTGTTGAGAGTGTGTTTGAAGAATTAAATATTACATTACCTGTTATGATCTCAGGGACAATTACTGATGCCTCCGGACGAACACTTTCTGGCCAAACGACAGAAGCATTTTATAACTCATTACGGCATGTTCAACCTTTATCATTTGGTTTGAATTGTGCCCTTGGCCCGGATGAACTGCGCCCTTATGTCGAAGAGCTGTCCCGAATATCTGAATCTTTTGTCTCTGCTCACCCCAATGCCGGTCTTCCTAATGCTTTTGGTGAATATGATCTATCCCCGGAAGAGATGGCTGAGCATATTAGCGAATGGGCAAGAGCTGGCTTTTTGAATCTGGTTGGAGGATGTTGTGGAACCACTCCGGAACATATCCGCCATATATCTTTGGCTGTGGAGGGTGTAAAGCCGCGTACTTTACCTGAGATTCCAGTAGCGTGCCGATTGTCAGGTCTGGAGCCATTACAGATTGAGAAAGATACACTGTTTGTCAATGTTGGTGAACGGACAAACGTTACCGGTTCTGCCAGATTTAAGCGTTTAATTAAAGAAGAGCTTTACGATGAAGCTTTAGATGTAGCCAGACAACAGGTTGAAAATGGTGCTCAGATCATCGATATCAACATGGATGAAGGGATGTTGGATGCTGAAGCTTGTATGGTGCGCTTCTTAAATTTATGTGCTTCTGAACCAGAGATTTCAAAAGTCCCGGTGATGGTCGATTCTTCCAAATGGGAGGTTATTGAAGCTGGCTTAAAATGTATTCAGGGCAAAGGGATTGTTAATTCAATCTCGATGAAAGAAGGAAAAGAAAAGTTTGTTCATCAGGCTAAGCTGATTCGTCGTTATGGTGCTGCTGTTGTTGTGATGGCATTTGATGAAGTCGGTCAGGCTGATACCCGTGAACGGAAAATTGAAATTTGTACCAATGCTTATCGTATCTTGGTTGATGAAGTCGGTTTCCCTCCGGAAGATATTATTTTCGACCCGAATATTTTTGCTGTCGCAACAGGGATCGATGAGCATAATAACTATGCGCTTGATTTTATCAATGCTGTCGGTGACATCAAAAGGGATCTGCCTTATGCCATGGTATCTGGCGGTGTCTCGAACGTTTCTTTCTCTTTCCGGGGAAACAATTATGTCCGGGAAGCCATTCACGCAGTATTCCTCTATCACTGTTTTAAAAATGGTATGGATATGGGGATCGTAAATGCCGGACAGCTCGAGATTTACGACAATGTACCTGAAAAGCTTAGAGATGCGGTTGAAGATGTTGTTCTGAACCGGCGAGATGATAGCACAGAGCGTCTGCTGGAGATCGCAGAAGAGTATCGTGAAAATGCTGTCGGTAAAGCGGACGATGCATCAGCACTGGAATGGCGAACCTGGCCGGTATCTAAACGCCTGGAACATGCACTTGTGAAAGGGATTACGGAATTTATTACCGAAGATACTGAAGAAGCCAGACAGCAAGCCTCAAAACCTCTGGCGGTGATCGAAGGTCCGCTCATGGATGGTATGAATGTGGTCGGTGATCTGTTCGGTGAGGGAAAAATGTTTCTTCCGCAGGTGGTGAAGTCTGCCCGGGTAATGAAGCAGGCGGTTGCCTACCTCGAGCCATATATAAATGCAGAGAAGCAAGCTGGCACTTCCAATGGAAAAATCCTGTTGGCGACAGTGAAAGGCGATGTGCACGATATCGGTAAGAACATTGTCGGGGTAGTTCTTCAGTGTAATAACTACGAGATCATTGATCTTGGTGTCATGGTTCCCTGTGAACAGATACTGAAGGTTGCGAAAGAAGAGCAGGTCGATATTGTCGGTTTATCCGGACTGATTACACCGTCATTGGATGAAATGGTTCATGTTGCCAAAGAGATGGAACGGCAGGGATTTGAACTGCCCTTATTGATCGGTGGTGCAACCACATCTAAGGCTCATACCGCAGTAAAGATTGAACAGAATTATCATCAGCCGGTGGTTTATGTGAATAATGCCTCCCGGGCTGTGGGAGTCTGTACTTCTCTGCTATCTGATGAATTACGTCCCGGATTTGTTGAGAAGCTGAATCTTGACTATGAACGGACCCGGGATCAACATGCCCGTAAAACCCCGAGAACCCGGCCGATAACTCTCGAAGAAGCGAGGGCAAATCGTGTTGCGATTGACTGGAACAGCTATACACCACCTACTCCGCTAAAAAGTGGTATTCAGGTATTTGATGATTTTGACGTTGCAACGCTTCGCCGATACATTGACTGGACACCATTTTTCATGACGTGGTCTTTGATGGGTAAGTATCCGGCGATTCTGGATCATGAGGAAGTCGGAGAAGAAGCTCGTCGCCTGTTTAACGATGCGAATGCATTTCTGGATCGGGTTGAAAGCGAAGGTCTGATGAAAGCCCGGGGGATTTGCGCATTATTCCCGGCAGCCAGTGTCGGAGATGATATTGAAGTTTATACCGATGAATCTCGCACGGAAGTTGCCCACAGGCTATACCATTTGCGCCAGCAAACTCAAAAGCCGAAAGGTTATAACTACTGTCTTTCCGATTATATTGCGCCGCGTTCCAGTGGGAAAAAAGACTGGATTGGTGCGTTTGCAGTGACTGGCGGAATTGGTGAAAGAGAGTTGGCCGATGCATATAAAGCAAAAGGTGATGATTATAATGCCATTATGATTCAGGCTGTTGCAGATCGACTAGCTGAAGCTTTTGCCGAATACTTGCATGAGAAGGTGCGTAAAGAGATATGGGGTTATTCTGCAGATGAGAATCTGTCGAATGATGATCTGGTTAGGGAAAAGTATCAGGGTATCAGACCCGCTCCCGGTTATCCTGCCTGTCCGGAACATACGGAAAAAGCAGCTATATGGGAAATGCTTCAGGTGGAAGAGAATATCGGGATGTCTTTGACAAGCAGCTACGCTATGTGGCCGGGGGCATCCGTTTCAGGCTGGTATTTCTCTCATCCTGATTCCCGTTATTTTGCAGTTGCCGGTATTCAGGAAGATCAGGTACAGAGTTATGCAGAGAGAAAAGGCTGGAGCAGAGAAGAAGCTGAAAAGTGGCTTGCCCCGAATATGGAATAATGCCCTTTAATTTCGCTGTTTCCAGAACGGAATGTAGAAAAGAGGTTGGCATTGCCAACCTCTTTAATCAATATGGCCCTCGGCTCTTATGCTTTGTCTTGTTGTTCGAAGAGATCCTGATGTAGTTTCTGAATGACACTCTTCGCGTCATCAGCATCAACGAGAAAACACAGATTATGGTCACTGGCACCATAACAGATCATGCGCATGTTGTAGTCTCCCAGTGTGCTGAATACTTCTTTTGCATAACCTTTCGTTTCCATATGATTACCAATCAGAGCAACCAGACTCAGGTTCCGTTCAACTTCAATATGAGCCAGCTCTTCCAATTCTGCCCGGGCTGCTGCGGGAAGCTCCGGAGCACCACCTGAAGTATCTGTTTTATCCAGAGTAATCGAGACACTAATTTCAGAAGTTGTAATCAAATCGACAGAGATTTTATGCTTGGCCAAAATTTCAAAAACCTTCGCCAGAAATCCATAGGCATGGAACATTTTTGCGCTACGAATGGTCACCATAGTCTGGTTGGCTCTTAATGCCAACGCCCGGAAATAGGGTGAATTCTCCACTCGTCTCCGAATCCAGGTTCCACCTTTTTCCGGTTCTTTCGATGAACCGACGAATACGGGGATGCCGTGACGAAGTGCAGGAAGTAGTGTTGAGGGATGAAGAATCTTAGCCCCAAAATTCGCCATCTCAGAAGCTTCGCTGAAGCTGATCTCAGGTATCGGTGCAGCTTTGGGGGCGATACGCGGGTCGGTTGTGTATATTCCGGGTACATCGGTCCAGATTTCCAGACCGGATGCCTGAACGGCTTCGGCAATCAGGGCGGCAGAATAATCACTACCACCCCGACCAAGGGTTGTGGTGTTACCCTGCTCGTCTGAGCCAATGAATCCCTGAGTGACGACAAGGTGGCTATGACATAGAGGAGCCAGTTTTTCTTTAGCCAGTGTTGCAGTGATTTCAATCTGTGGTTCTGCCCGGCCATAGTGATCATCAGTACGCAGTACTTCACGGATGTCAAACCTGACAGCATCCATTCCCCGGTCTTTCAGAACCTGAGTCAGAATATGGGTAGAGATTAACTCTCCACAGGCAACCAAGTGATCGGTTAGCTTATTACTTGATTGAAAAGATGCTGCATCTGCAAGACTGCCGATTGTGTCAAGAATCATTTGTACAGCTTCTTTGACTGAGTCCTGCTCTTTCAGATGCTCAATGATTGAAAAGTGAATATCAGCCAGTTGCTCTAATATTGATGTGCGTCTTTCTGCATCCTGAACCCCATTAGCCAGTTCTACCAGCAGATTGGTGACACCAGAGCAGGCACTGCTGACAACAAGCTTTGTGTCCGGATTACTTTCGATGACTGCAGCACAACGACTCATAGCTTCGAAGTTGGCTACACTGGTTCCGCCAAACTTGGCGACATTGAATGCACTCACGGCATTTCTCCCACGACTTCCTAAAATAAAAAATGTTGTTGGTTTACCAACGTCCAATGTTTGAAGAGCGTATTTCTAGAGCAAAGATAGAGGTGATTCATGAAAGGAGACCTCAGAAGCTCTCCACCAGTTTAGCACTGATGACAGTTGAAGGGATTCAGCCCATTCACCCGACAGTCCAAATCCACAACTATAGACTGTCTCGGCACTACTCCCCCTGAGTATTTTGTTTTGGAGTTGAGGCTCCACAAAATACCTGCCTGGGCAGTGCTCCTCTTCTGCTTGATAGCTTAGGTATTGAACGTTTTTGCCTTGTGAATGTCAATGGCAAATTAGATGAAGTTGATGAATTTTATCTATAGGCTCAGATTCCGGAAACATATTCGACTAGACTTGTGTCGGATAGCTTTCTTATTGGAGAAGCGTTAGCCTGATATATAATTTCCGGCGAATGTGAATGAAAGGAGTCAGTTCATGAATATACAAAGTTTTTTCCCACCCCGAAGAACATTAATGGGCCCGGGTCCGTCTGATATTCATCCTCGGGTGTTACAGGCTTTAAGTCGGCCGACAATTGGCCATCTTGATCCGTTATTTATCCAGATGATGGATGAGTTGAAGTCACTCTTACAATATGCATTTCAAACCAATAATGAATTTACAATCGCAGTTTCTGCACCGGGAAGTGCCGGAATGGAGGCCTGTTTTGTGAATTTACTGGAGCCGGGAGATACGGTTATCGTTTGTCGTAACGGTGTTTTTGGTGAACGCATGCGGGAGAATGTCGTGCGCTGTGGCGCAAATGCAGTTCTGGTTGATAATGAATGGGGACAGAGCGTTTCTGTTGATAAAGTTGAGCAGGCTATTCGGGAACATCCAGAAGCAAAAATTCTGGCATTCGTGCATGCTGAAACATCGACCGGGGCATTAAGTGATGCTGAAGCTCTGGGACGTTTAGCTAAACAGCATGGCCTGTTAACCATTGTTGATACAGTGACGTCATTAGGCGGTGTACCGCTCTATGTAGATGAATGGCAGCTTGATGCTGTTTATTCTGGCAGCCAGAAATGTCTTTCCTGTGTTCCCGGACTTTCTCCGCTGACGTTTTCTCCGGCAGCGATTGAAAAAATCAAGAGCCGGAAGACCCCCGTTCAGAGCTGGTTCCTTGATCAGACGTTGGTCATGGGATACTGGAGCGGGCAACAGAAACGGAGTTACCATCATACTGCACCGGTAAATACCTTGTATGCTTTGCATGAAGCTTTATTGCTATTGCAAGAAGAGTCGCTGGAGTCTTCGTGGCGCAGACATCAGCAGATGCATCAACAGCTCAGAAGTGGTCTGGAACAACTGGGGCTGACATTTGTTGTAGAAGAATCAGAACGGTTACCGCAGCTGAATACGGTCCGAATTCCGGAAGGAATTGAGGATGAGTGGGTCAGAACCTATTTACTTCACCACTATAATCTGGAAATTGGTGCCGGGTTAGGACAGTTTGCCGGGAATGCATGGAGAATCGGTTTAATGGGATATAGTGCCCGAACCGAGAATATTGCTCTTTGTCTGAAAGCACTGGAAGATGCGTTGGCTCAGTGTCAGGCAAGTGTACCCATGAGATAAAACAGCTTATGGCATTTCCTGCGGAAGTTCATCATTTCCTGAGATGGTAAAAGAATACTGAGGGAATAGATACTCAGCTTCGATTCGGGATTGTTCCGCACGATTCATATCCCCTGTGTGCCGGTATAAGGTAATGAGCAACTGATAATATACCGGCCTGGGCTGCCTCTGGATTAACCCGAGTAACCAGGGAATATAAGTACTCAACTGTTGCCGGTGCTTTTCCGTATCTTTTTGCTTCAACTGGTGGATAAGTTGCTCCTGCATCAGACGATCCTTCCATAATAAAGGGAAATGAATGTTCTTCAGTAGTGTAATATCTTGTTCTTGCTTATATAGACTAAAAATAACCTGTGTTTTGAGTATTGCTCCAAAGTAAAGCAGTGTTGAAACAGGTAATACAATCATTGTTCCCTGCAAAATACGGGTTGCCAGTGTATGTAGTGATACGCTTTTGTATTTTGCAACGCGTTGATCGACCCAAAACAGCAGGATGATGAAGGTTATCCAGTGAATGGCGGACAGACAAAATACATCATCGATTTGACACTCTAATGCGATTGGGAAAAGCAGGGAGAGTGTCGCCAGACGGGTTTTAGGTTTTGCATAATATATACGCCCCAGAACGAATAGAACGGCCAGAGTAATCGCAAATATAGGCAGGAGACCGCCTTCAATTCCCCAGTAAAGCACCTCATTATGCGGATGTGACAGTCCTGCCAATGGGGATGGATAATCCGGGTTTAGTTGATGTTGGCGTGAACTGTATAGCACATATTCTTCTTCAAAATGTCCGTAGCCATAGCCGGTAAAGGGCTTTTCTATCAACATATCTACTGTTTGAGTCAGGCTGCCTGATAAAGGTGACAGGCGTTTTAAGTACTGAGAGCTAAATGGCGTTGAGTAAAGTGCCTGAATCAGGATGAAGCCAAGTAGCGTTCCTGCCCCGATAGAAATACTCCATCCCCAGAGCCTTTTTCTGCTGGCAAAGCGATAGAGATAAGGAAATATTGCCAGAATCCCAATGAGCGTCACTCCCCATCCGGTTACAGAGCGGAGTAATACTAAAAGAGGGATTGAAAGTAATGGTGTGATGTACAGCAGGCCAGCAATACTTATTTGAGTCTGGTATTTCTTCAAATGCCTGGAAAGCAAATACCCTGATGCAAGAATACCGGTTGCTATATAAGTCGCGAATGTATTTGCTGTCGGAAATACGCCGAGAGGAACAACGGACGGATTTTTCAGTAGCTGATAGTAAGCCAGACATCCTTCAATCAATGTTGAGAGCACAATTAACCAGATAAGCCTGTGCTTATGCTTATTGCTAAAACGAAATTGTTGGATGACAGAAAAAAGAAAAAGCCCTCCCCATAATGCAATTACCCGGGAAGCGGTAAGCTTGATTGATGCGTTGTGGTAGAACAACGGAATGGATAGCAACAGACAACATAAAAAGAGACCAATGGTCAGTTTTGAATATCTGACTTTCCGGGTCCGGACTATCTGCAGCAGTCCTACGGAAATCGCAATACTAACCAAAAACCAGGTTGCGATGTTAAACGGAAGTATGACTTCATTTCCTGCATCAGAGTAAAAGGGAAGATGCAGTGCAAAAAGATACAGGACCCCGATAACAAACAGGAAAGGTCGATTTAAAGGAATTTTTACCGGAGGAGTTTCAAGTTGAGTTCCCCGGACGATTAGTATCGCCATAGTCTCATTTAAATTGCGGGGAGAGGCATGTTCTTAATTTGTATTCCTCTCCCCATAGGAAGCATAGGGGTTATTCTAACATAGGTTTCAGAAAACGTGCTGTATGAGAACCAGCTACATCAGCGACATCTTCTGGTGTTCCCTGAGCAATGATTTCGCCACCACCCTGTCCACCTTCCGGGCCCAGATCAACAATCCAGTCGGCGGTTTTGATGACATCCAGGTTGTGTTCAATAACTACAACGGTGTTTCCATGATCACGGAGCCGATGAAGTACGGAGAGTAGTTGTTGAATGTCGTGGAAGTGTAGCCCTGTTGTTGGTTCATCGAGAATATATAAAGTTTTTCCAGTATCCCGTTTAGAAAGTTCTCGGGCCAGTTTTACCCGTTGAGCTTCACCACCTGAAAGAGTAGTCGCCGCCTGACCTAAGCGAATATAAGAGAGTCCGACATCCATTAGGGTTTGCAGTTTTCTGGCGATGACAGGGACAGGATCGAAGAAAGCTCTGGCATCTTCGACCGTCATTTCAAGCACTTCGTCAATTGTTTTTCCTTTGTACCGAACTTCCAGCGTTTCCCGGTTATAACGTTTGCCTTTACAGATATCACAAGGGACATAAACATCAGGCAGGAAGTGCATTTCTACTTTTATTACCCCGTCACCCTGACAGGCTTCACATCTACCGCCACGAACATTAAAACTAAATCGTCCCGGTTTATAACCGCGTGAACGTGACTCTTGAGTACCGGCAAACAACTCACGAATCGGCGTAAAAATTCCGGTATAAGTGGCCGGATTTGAGCGTGGTGTCCGACCGATAGGACTCTGGTCAATATCAATCACTTTGTCGAGTTGATTGAGTCCTTGAATTTTTTTGTAAGGGGCGGGTTCTTCAACGCTGGCTCCATTCAGTTCGATATGAGCTATTTTATAAAATGTATCATTGATAAGTGTCGATTTCCCTGAACCTGAAACACCGGTTACACAGGTGAATAATCCAATTGGGATTGTCAGGGAAACTTCTTTCAGATTGTTTCCGCTGGCTCCAAGCAGCTCGACGACTTTCTTTGGATCATATGGTGTTCTTTGGGATGGAATCGTTATTGACTTCTCCCCACTCAGGTATTGGCCGGTCAGGGAATCTGGTGTTGCAATGATTTCTTCTACATGCCCTTGTGCGACAATATGCCCGCCATGAACTCCGGCTCCCGGACCGATATCGACGATATAATCAGCCATCCGGATTGCATCTTCATCATGTTCAACGACGATCACTGTGTTTCCTAAATCACGAAGGTGTGTCAAGGTCTGGAGGAGCCTTTCATTATCCCGCTGATGTAAACCGATTGAGGGTTCATCCAGAACATACATTACTCCAACCAATCCGGCTCCGATTTGACTGGCAAGTCGGATTCTCTGTGCTTCACCACCGGAAAGGGTTTCAGCACTGCGTGAAAGGTTGAGATAATTCAGGCCGACATTGACCAGAAACTGGAGTCGATCATTGATCTCTTTCATGACTTTCTCAGCAATCTGGGCCTTTTGACCAGTTAACTGTAATGACTGGAAGAACGTTAGCGCTTCAGAAATACTCAGTTCAACAATCTCAGGAAGAGAAGTCTCATTGACGAAAACATGTCGGGCTTCTTCACGGAGTCTGGCTCCCTGGCAACTGGCACATGGCTTGGTGGAGATAAACTTAATCAGCTCTTCCCGAACCGAATTCGATTCAGTCTCTTTATATCTTCTCTCCAGATTACTCAGAATACCTTCGAAAGGATGATTCTTGACCCGGATATCTCCACGATCATTGACATATTTAAACTCGACTGACTGCATTCCTGAGCCTTGCAGGATAACATCTTGGATTTTCTTTGGTAATTTTTCAAAAGGTGTCGTTAATTCAAAATCATAATGCTCAGCGAGTGAAGTAAGCATCTGAAAATAGTAGAAGTTCTTTTTGTCCCATCCACGAATCGCTCCATCGGCCAGACTTAAACTTTTGTTCTGAACGACTCTGGAAGGATCAAAATATTGCTGAACACCTAAACCATCACAAGTATGGCATGCACCTGCCGGGTTATTGAATGAGAACAGTCTTGGTTCTAGTTCTTGCATACTATAGCCACAATGGGGGCAGGCAAAATTAGATGAAAAGACGATTTCATCTCCTGACTCTTCCATGGGTGCGGCGATGACAATACCACCAGAAAGTTCCAGAGCGGTTTCAAAAGATTCAGCTAAACGTTGTTGTAAATCTGACCGAACTTTAAAGCGATCGACAATAACCTCAATGGTGTGTTTCTTATGGAGCTCCAGAGGTGGAGGATCGGATAAATCACAAGTTTCACCGTCAATTCTGGCACGAATAAATCCTTGTGCTGCAAGGTTTGCCAGAGTTTTTACATGTTCTCCCTTCCGTTCTTTGATAATAGGAGAGAGCAGCATCATTCTTGTTCCTTCAGGAAGTTCAAGAACTTTATCGACCATTTGGCTTACTGTTTGTGCCGCCAACGGCGTATGATGTTCCGGACAGCGGGGTTCTCCGACCCGGGCATAAAGCAACCGTAAATAATCGTAGATTTCAGTAATGGTTCCGACAGTTGAACGTGGATTATGTGATGTCGATTTCTGTTCGATAGATATTGCCGGAGACAGCCCTTCGATATGATCAACATCTGGTTTTTCCATTAAAGAAAGAAACTGTCTTGCATAGGCAGATAAAGACTCAACATAGCGTCTTTGACCTTCTGCATACAGAGTATCGAAGGCGAGGGATGATTTCCCTGACCCAGATAAGCCGGTGACAACAATGAGTTTGTCACGTGGAAGGGTCAGACTGATATTTTTTAAATTGTGGGTACGGGCACCCCGAACTTCAATACTATCCATCTTCTATGCTCTTATGCTTTAGTAACATGTTGCAGTTTCTTAGTATTACATAGAGTCAGAAATGAGCAAAGCGTTACTGTATAAAAAAACAGTAATCATGTTTAAATAATATCAAAATGCATTTTTAGTGAGCTCACAGGTTTACAGACAAAACAGAGATTTGAATCCTTCTTTGTACGGTGCAAACTGGCGCCCTATCGGGGAAGTTGGATATAAAACAATGAGCGACATATGCCGCTCATATAACTTTTAGCATAAAATTATGCGGAAAGAGCTTGTTCGCCTTTCTTGGTTGAATGTTTATTGAGTTCGACTTTTTCTGGATTCTTTTTGTAAAGGTGCTCGAAACAATAATTAATTGCTTCAATATATCCTTCTACACTTCCACAATCGAAACGATGTCCTTTGAATTTATAGGCGAGAACACAACCTGCTTTTGCCTGCTTCAGTAACGCATCCGTGATTTGGATTTCTCCACCTTTACCGGGTTCTGTCTGCTCAATTAAATCAAAAATATCGGGCGTCAAAATATAGCGACCAATAATAGCAAGGTTACTTGGAGCAGATCCCGGTTCCGGTTTTTCTACCATGTCATCTACCCGGAAAAGATCATCTTTGATCATTTCCCCGGCAATAACACCATACTTGTGGGTTTCATCTGCAGGGACTTCCTGAACGGCGACAATTGAGCAGCGGAACTGTTTGAACAGAGCAACCATCTGAGCAAGCACACCTTCGCCTTCGCTGACACAAAGATCATCAGCGAGGACAACTGCGAATGGTTCGTCACC includes these proteins:
- the uvrA gene encoding excinuclease ABC subunit UvrA, with protein sequence MDSIEVRGARTHNLKNISLTLPRDKLIVVTGLSGSGKSSLAFDTLYAEGQRRYVESLSAYARQFLSLMEKPDVDHIEGLSPAISIEQKSTSHNPRSTVGTITEIYDYLRLLYARVGEPRCPEHHTPLAAQTVSQMVDKVLELPEGTRMMLLSPIIKERKGEHVKTLANLAAQGFIRARIDGETCDLSDPPPLELHKKHTIEVIVDRFKVRSDLQQRLAESFETALELSGGIVIAAPMEESGDEIVFSSNFACPHCGYSMQELEPRLFSFNNPAGACHTCDGLGVQQYFDPSRVVQNKSLSLADGAIRGWDKKNFYYFQMLTSLAEHYDFELTTPFEKLPKKIQDVILQGSGMQSVEFKYVNDRGDIRVKNHPFEGILSNLERRYKETESNSVREELIKFISTKPCASCQGARLREEARHVFVNETSLPEIVELSISEALTFFQSLQLTGQKAQIAEKVMKEINDRLQFLVNVGLNYLNLSRSAETLSGGEAQRIRLASQIGAGLVGVMYVLDEPSIGLHQRDNERLLQTLTHLRDLGNTVIVVEHDEDAIRMADYIVDIGPGAGVHGGHIVAQGHVEEIIATPDSLTGQYLSGEKSITIPSQRTPYDPKKVVELLGASGNNLKEVSLTIPIGLFTCVTGVSGSGKSTLINDTFYKIAHIELNGASVEEPAPYKKIQGLNQLDKVIDIDQSPIGRTPRSNPATYTGIFTPIRELFAGTQESRSRGYKPGRFSFNVRGGRCEACQGDGVIKVEMHFLPDVYVPCDICKGKRYNRETLEVRYKGKTIDEVLEMTVEDARAFFDPVPVIARKLQTLMDVGLSYIRLGQAATTLSGGEAQRVKLARELSKRDTGKTLYILDEPTTGLHFHDIQQLLSVLHRLRDHGNTVVVIEHNLDVIKTADWIVDLGPEGGQGGGEIIAQGTPEDVADVAGSHTARFLKPMLE
- the galU gene encoding UTP--glucose-1-phosphate uridylyltransferase GalU, which codes for MIKKCLFPAAGYGTRFLPATKSMPKEMMPVVNKPLIEYGVDEAIQAGMNGMCIVTGRGKHSIMDHFDMNYELEHQIKGTNKEELLVDIRKIIETTNFTYIRQREMKGLGHAILTGRELVGDEPFAVVLADDLCVSEGEGVLAQMVALFKQFRCSIVAVQEVPADETHKYGVIAGEMIKDDLFRVDDMVEKPEPGSAPSNLAIIGRYILTPDIFDLIEQTEPGKGGEIQITDALLKQAKAGCVLAYKFKGHRFDCGSVEGYIEAINYCFEHLYKKNPEKVELNKHSTKKGEQALSA